The genomic stretch gattttttttttaagttgtagccccttatcacctttataatccatgcaattttggggattgtagcatgtatgggggcttcactattaacgttaaaagaaaatctggaTCACAGCCATGTTTagccgtgattgcctcattcacggcaAAAATCCGGGTCGAATTCATGAATCCATTTTCGAATCCGAAAATGAATCACGacatttccagattttttttcaaccacggccGAATAAGTAAAATCTGTGAATTAAGGTATCTACCCACCACTGCACCCTATCCAGGATTCTGAGtcacccatgtcaaaggcagagcccttaaccagtacattttCCAGCCACTGCTCAAGTGTGAACAACATactcatagcattacatcagcaagagcttttaaaatcactgtTGCTTAGAAAATTGCTTTCAGCGTGATCCAGCCCTTTGAGTGTTTCAGACAAGACTTTTCACAGGTGCAGAGGGGAACAAATGCCCATGTGGCTTGTTATTCCTTAATAAAAACTACCAGTAACTGCCAATGCCACTGTCAATTATGCAGGGTCCAGGCAAAGCAAGTAAAACAGACAGTAGATATGAAGCAACGGACTTGAACCttaaagatacttacctatggagagggaaggctctggatcctatttagccttccctgtcccctcttGGTCCTCTCACTCcaggaaggcttcagaagcacttgtgtctCCAAATCtctcccaaagacaggcagctccatactgcacatgcacgagagTATGTGCTAATGAGAGCACAGTCAGCGACACCAGTGCTCCAGAAGCCTTCTGAGGATACCTGAAGGTGTATTGCACCAGTTGGACGAATATGGGGACATCCCTTGATCAAGGACCCTGagcagggttaggaaaggctcaaTGGGATCCagaccctcccctctccataggtatcttTTTTTGGATTTCGCTTCAATATCATTTTAAAGTTTATATGACCAAAGCATTGAATAAAATTAGTCTCACATCCTCCAGGCCAGCAATCAACATAAAGGGTTGCCGAACACACATCAATTACCCATCCATGCAGCAGGTTTGATCTAAGTGATCTGATCTGCCGGCATTCAAACAGGACAATCAATGTGTATATGGATGCATTATTTATAGTATCTGTAGTTGCATATTAGTATATTATTAGTATATTGCTAATAACAATCCTTTTCCTTCAGCATAATCTTTTGGGGTCTAAATGCCCATACCCAATGGAGACCAGTGATAATTTGAGCGATGAGCTATCGTTTCTGTGATCTCCCAATGTGGGTACAGGCTCACAACCATGCAAATGTTGTTTAGTATCGTGCAGCAATAATGACAGTCATggtggtgagtatttagcttaagATGAACAGCAGGATATTGTCCAGCAAATTAATCTTCTGACTTAAATAATGACAGACATTCAACTGCATAGTGTTCTAGGAAATCTTCTTCATCTACTTTCTTGAGATCTAATCACATTGAAACACTATTTCAGCTCATTTACAACTGTTGACAATCCAAAGTCCAAAGGTTCCCTTATGAACAAAACTGAGAGATTAGCTAAGCCAGGCCCTGTACAATAGTTACACAACCATTACTTCTATTGTATTCTGATAATCAGAGACATTCCTTCATCTCCTTCTTCTGCTGCAGCGATGGCGTCTGCTGATGTGAGCCAGGAGCTGGAGTGTTCCGTGTGTCTGACCATTTATACTGATCCTGTAATCCTGAGATGTggtcacaacttctgccgggTCTGTATTGATCATGTGCTGGatacacagggggggtctggaGGTTATTCCTGTCCTGAATGTAGACATAGATTTATGGAGCGGCCTACACTGCAGAGGAACATTGCCCTGAGGAACATAGCAGAGCGTTTCCAGCCTACTCATCCAGATCAGGAGAAGGAAGGACTCCAATGTACCTACTGTGTAGACTCTGCTGTACCGGCTGTTATGTCCTGTCTGCTGTGTGATGCTTCTCTGTGTGATAATcacctgagagtccacagcaagGCACCAGAACACATCTTATGtgaccccaacacctccctggagaacaggaaatgctccgtccataagaagatcttggagtattactgcactgaggatgctgtTTGTATTTGTGTGTCCTGCAGACTGAATGGGGAACATCGGGGACACCAGGTGGAAATGCTGGATGAGGCTTCTGAGAAGAAAAAGACCAAACTAAGAAATTATCTGGAGAGACTGATAGCTGAGACAGAGGAGACTGAGAATAGATTCCAAAGTCTGGAGGAACGCAGGAGAAGAGCTCAAGAAAAAGTAGAAGTTGAAATTGAGAGAGTCACTGCACTGTTTAGAGACCTTGGGAAAAAGCTTGAAGACCTAGAAAAGAGAGTCCTGAGTGACCTcatcaggcatgcagatcaggtgtcacAATCATACAATGACGTCATTCAGCAGCTGGAAATTAAGAAGGTAGAACTGTCCAAGAAGATGAGTCACATTGAGGAGATGTATGTAACAactgatccactgactgtcttacaggaatcagtCACAGGTGACTTTTGGGACATTGAGGAGGGTGAAAATGAGGACAAAGATAGACATGATAAAcagctccatgatggaggggatctggatgtagccggcatctcacacacattacacacaggactatCTGATATCATTTCTGAGAtaaaacacacacaatgccaggcTGTACAGCAAacatcagggctgccagtgtatgcagacatattactggatgtaaacacagctgcTAATGATCTTCATATATCAAATAATGGGAAAACTGTATCTGTCTCACATGAaagccagaatctcccagaaacaCCTGAGAGATTTCAGTATAACCAGGTGTTGAGCAGCcagagtttctcctcagggcgacattactgggaagtggatgttgggggATCAGAATGGTGGAGAGTtgggatgtgttaccccagtatagccaggagagGACAGAAGTCAGTGATTGGATATAGTAACAAGTCCTGGTGTTTGTACAGGGGGTATAATCAGTACTCAGTGATACATGATAATAAAAAGATCTATTTCCCTGACAAAATCTGCAGTAATAGAGTCAGGATATGTCTGGATTATGAGGTCGGGCGgatctccttttatgccctgtgtgacccgatcagacacctccacaccttcactgctgccttcactgagcccctccatgctgggTTATGGGTATGGGTAGGCTGCATAGAGATATCTGGGGAGGAATCAGCAGatgtgagcagggctgtggagtcagtacaaaaatcctctgactctgatccCTCAGTTCATGAtccctccgactccgactcttcCTTTTAAACCTAcattaagatggcatctgctgttgggaacaaaaagctcctggccaggaagctgacactctcCTCTGTCAGTCCTGGCCTGACATCACCAACGTGAATGCCCGAGCATGTCGTCTCTATATAAGAAGTTTCACTGGAGCCCCATATATGCTGGGTTCCAGCATGTAGCTCTGCCACCTTGCAGTAAAGGCCTTTACTGTTGCTATATAAAGAAAAtgccagggccattttctgcaagggggcagatCTATGCACTGGAACCCAGCTGATGgggttccagtgaatcttattaaacagacaatgggcctgattcacaaagcggtgataactcagttatcacgcctaaaagactttaggcgtgataacctttgcaccgctgagttagcaccgctttttgCTGGTTattgcgtgcaaagtcccgcgcgcaatcgCGCTATTCCGTGCGCagtgcccatagggtttaatgggcgcatcgcgtgcACTGCACCGTGTGCCGCGCAATTGCGCGCGCGAAACTTTGCGCGctggaatttcgcgcgagtttcattttatcacgcctaaactgagtttaggtgtgataatgggcttttcacaggcatgcaaacactttgcaccgctttgtgaatcaggcccaatatttAACATTCTAACTTTTAAGAATTAGCACACCTCTGTGgtttttttatgtacaccagagatgctTTTTAACTAAACTTAGCATATAGCTGTAAAGTAGCTGTTAAACAGAAATCAAAacgagtccttggtaagagtatgaTACTTGTAGTGGGTGCAgactgaggggattcttcctctattgcaCATTCATCATGCATGATCTGAacatgaatcaggccctaggcaatgtaactgtgggtacatgtaagagtgatgtgcaggtactctgcaggagaatgaggggattcctcctctattacacattcttcatgcacaatctgaacatggatcaggccctaggcaatgtaactgtgggtacatgtaagagtgatgtgcaggtactctgcaggggaatgaggagattcttcctctattacacgttcttcatgcacaatctgaacatggatctgccctaggcaatgtaactgtgggtacatgtaagagtgaattgcaggtactctgcaggagaatgaggggattcctcctctattacacattcttcatgtacaatctgaacatggatcaggctctaggcaatgtaactgtgggtacatgtaagagtgatgtgcaggtactctgcaggagaatgaggggattcctcCTCTATATCAcactcttcatgcacaatctgaacatgaatcaggccctaagcaatgtaactgtgggtacatgtaagagtgatgtgcaagtactctgcaggagaatgaggggattcttcctctattacacattcttcatgcacaatctgaacatggatcaggctctaggcaatgtaactgtgggtacatgtaagagtgatgtgcaggtactctgcaggagaatgagggaattattcctctattacacattcttcgtgcaagatctgaacatggatctgccccaggcaatgtaactgtgggtacatgtaagagtgatgtgcaggtactctgcaggggaatgaggggattcttcctctattacacattcttcatgcatgatCTGAGCCAGGTTTACAGGTGATAGACAACATCTCTGTGATCAGTGTGCACAACATTCTTAGtgaattccctgcagctctgtggggcgtGTCTATGTAGCGTATAGTACTACTGTCCTTCATTTGCAGCCACAAACCCCAAATTTAACAGCATAATAAATTAAtgtatttcatgagcaaagggagtgcatacatttgcatacaaagtttgcatgacctgcatcaacacagaattatttgcctctcattgaccatcccttctAGTGACACAACTGCACTTCATGCTTTAGTCTTACAGCAGAAATGTtgtttattatactgtatataaaagattcctgtgtacacatcagacATACAGTCACaacatacagtcacaatcagatatgtatatctgacttaataaatacaatggctgctttattgcagcagcaaaagtaattttttttgattggtttgtttcatttttgtggactaagcacagcaattactgtatacagtgttctccccaggctcttttagccgggtgctccacccggctagttttggtgaccacccggctgtcatcagctcacctcctcctatgctgtaagcagacttgtgcagagaagcaccggtcctgcattctctcatcttgcccctcctggctactatttcatgccacccggctggaaataatttctggggagaacactgtatatatatatatattatttatgatgacgattatttaggaaatagaacattttattatattttctcttttaattacagtttacatttattggagtcggagtcggtgcatttattcccaactccgactccaggtaccaaaaaattgctccgactccaaatcctcaactccgactccacagccctggatatgaGACAACAGTCCACTGGTAACTTCCTATAAGGTGACAATTTCAGAGCCGGTGGCATCAGTTATCACCTGATGAATGCCCAGTTCACCATTTTCATTAAATAGCCGAGAGACTCTtaagataagcaaattacagccataaaagttttcctggcagaatacaacttctgagagcagagggagataacatacatgaactattgacctttttctagctctgggacacttaatagggtgCCACTGATTAGCgatagtaaaacattcaacctactttgtaaatgtttacatataaaagaaaaccctgggata from Hyperolius riggenbachi isolate aHypRig1 chromosome 2, aHypRig1.pri, whole genome shotgun sequence encodes the following:
- the LOC137544660 gene encoding E3 ubiquitin/ISG15 ligase TRIM25-like, which produces MASADVSQELECSVCLTIYTDPVILRCGHNFCRVCIDHVLDTQGGSGGYSCPECRHRFMERPTLQRNIALRNIAERFQPTHPDQEKEGLQCTYCVDSAVPAVMSCLLCDASLCDNHLRVHSKAPEHILCDPNTSLENRKCSVHKKILEYYCTEDAVCICVSCRLNGEHRGHQVEMLDETENRFQSLEERRRRAQEKVEVEIERVTALFRDLGKKLEDLEKRVLSDLIRHADQVSQSYNDVIQQLEIKKVELSKKMSHIEEMYVTTDPLTVLQESVTGDFWDIEEGENEDKDRHDKQLHDGGDLDVAGISHTLHTGLSDIISEIKHTQCQAVQQTSGLPVYADILLDVNTAANDLHISNNGKTVSVSHESQNLPETPERFQYNQVLSSQSFSSGRHYWEVDVGGSEWWRVGMCYPSIARRGQKSVIGYSNKSWCLYRGYNQYSVIHDNKKIYFPDKICSNRVRICLDYEVGRISFYALCDPIRHLHTFTAAFTEPLHAGLWVWVGCIEISGEESADVSRAVESVQKSSDSDPSVHDPSDSDSSF